CGGTGTGATATCGAGGATATTGTATCTGCGACGATATGTGGCATGAAGAAGGCACGGGATATCAAGTGGGCGAAGTATATCATCAGCGCACCGCCGCCTTTCTCCAATGATGCTGAGACGCTGGCAGCGTTGGATCGCAATCCCGCGGAGGTGTTCGGCCGAGTTGCGCCGGGCGTTGATGAGGTATTTGCGAAAAAGAGCTGGAAACACCTCGCGAGAGTTGATAGAGTGTATGACTCGAGCAAAGCTGTGCGCGAATTGGGGTGGCAGCCGAAATATACGTTTGGCAAAACGATTGAGATGGTGGCTAATGGGCAGGATTGGAGGAGCGAGTTGACTCACAAGGTTGGCAAGAAGGGATATCATGCTGTGAGCACGGGAGTTTATACATCACGCTGAGTTGTGGTGTTAAGGGCATTTGGCTGAGATACTACCACAGGGCCGGTATGGTCCATAGGTTGAGCCTGTGTTGGAAGAAGTAGAGTACGTTATCTATCGGATTGCTCTCTATACTGTAATTTTCATGCAAATAGACCCCTGAACATCATTTGCACCAGCCGTGTATGACCACCGTCTCAAACCGTCAACATTTCCGTATGCCCCTGCTCTTTCAGAACTTGATGAACTGTCTCCAATACCCTCGCATGAAGATGCTCCGGAGCAGCTACGAACCCAAAATTTGCGCTCATCTTCCTACCCGCCGTCAAGTCAATTGGTCTCCCTAAGACATCTGTAATCTTGCCACCCGTCTCCTCGAACAGAAGCATAGCACCTGCGTGATCCCACACCTTGGCAAATCGATCTCGTCGCTTGTACACCCACACCGTGGTATTTCCCAGTCCGAGAGCCAGTGTCGCCCAGCGAAGAACCCATGGAACCAAATCACACCCGGGGAATGCGGCTCCTAGTTTGTCGGCTACCACTTCATGAACACCATCGAGCGCGGAATCAACGAGGCCGACGCATGTGACGAAGCGGATGTCTGTTGAGTGGGAGACTTGCGGCAGTCTTCTGGCATCTGTGTTGCTGATTAATGCATTCATCGGTCGGGTATAAGCGCCGTGTCCGCGGACCGCAAATACAATGCATCCTTCCCCAAAAGAGTCAATGTGTTCATTTTTCAGTGGTGCAGTCGCATCTATAGACATGTTTGGACATCCAACGGACCCGAGAACTTGCTTGCCATCCACCAGGAGGGCAATATTGATGGCGTAAAGTTCACCCCGAACGTACGTTTTCGTCCCATCAATTGGGTCAAATACCCATGTTCGTCCTGACCCTTCTCCTTGGGGTCGACTCGATCCCGCTAGGTCAATGAGGTCGCACACATGCTCTTTTGACTCTGGCAAAACACAAAGCGAagaatcatcatcactctTTATCCGCTGCAAAAGGTCCCATACCCGATCCAAAAGAACGGGGTTGTCCCTTAAGCtcttggcatcttcttctccgacTACCCTGTCTTCGGGGAATGCGTTCTTAAATGTAGCTATGAGTAGTGCCTGGACAGCGAAGTCGGCGACGGTGACGGGGCTGAGATCATCTTTTTCGATGACGCCTTTGTCTTGGGCTGATATTATGGACTGGCTTAGTTGGGACGCTTTTCGAAGGGCGCCGAAGGATATGGTGAGTTCTTTGGCGTAGGGGCTGTTCATGGTGGTGAAGTGCGGTGAGCACTGAGTCTTTTTTGTCCGGAGATTGAAGCTTGAATCGGACGAAGTGACGATCTCGCGCCAAGTTTCGGTTCGCCACTTTTTGTCCGGCCAAATGGGTCCGATTTAGGCCATTTCGGGTAGTGGGCTTCTAGGGTGATAATTGTTGCTTCTTTGGAAATTCTTTGTGTAATTTGTGAATATGATGACTTTGCTGCCCTTTGCAGAGAAAAGCCCCAAATTGTTCTCTCAAGCCCAAGACGACATAaccatcatctccaacacAGTCAATTGTGTTCCTCGACAGCTTCGGGGATTTGGAACAACACGTCACCGACGCATGATTCCATGTTGCTGAATGCAAATTAAATAACACTGCAATAAAAACCCAACCGTGCCACACTTTAACTAATACAAGGTACCTAAATTGGAATTGCAACAGCGGCATGCCCTTAGAGTCATTCTACGATAAACCGTGAGCATCAATTGGGTTATGCTAGAGAGGGATGTAAGTGGATATAGGTTAGTTGCTCATCTGAGATAAGGATGGCTGGTGGGAAGGGAATCTGCTCGATATTCACTACATATACGTAGATACAAGCCTTTTGCTTGATCTCATATTTGCCGCGTTCTTCATCCTACTCATTCAACCCAAGACAGTACACGGCTCGTCCCAGCAATCCTCCCAACCAACCTGTCCAGACTCCCAAAACGTTCGAAGCTTAACCACAGAAATCATGGGCCCAGCGTAGAGCTGAAAATCCTTGAGCATATCCTGCAAATACCTCTCAACCAGCAATTTGTCAGACTGtgctccatcaacaagagAGAcccccaaaacagccaacgGCCAAGCCAGAGGCTTCTTCGAATGCAGCAGATCCATAACCGCCACAATCTGTTGCAGCAGTCGAGTACGACAAGTTATTCTTGCGTGGTGGTGAGCGGCAGCAGCGTGGGAACCCCGTGGACAGGAGAATGTCGCTGGTGAGATTGGATGTGGGAGTGACAATATGCCGTATAGAGTTACTGCGGACTTGAAAATGCTACCCATGAGGAAGATCTCAGGCGTGTCTGGTAGGGAATAGGGCTCCGTCCAGTCGTGCGGAGAGAAGTCGGAAATTTGGTCAAATATCCCTAAAGCGGTTGGCCAGATATAGTTTGAGATGGACACACCTGAAGCTGCGAGGACGCGTAGGCGGGTAATTTCGTTGATGCAGAGAAATAAGCAGGTTGGACAGGGCAACTCTGCACATACCGTGTAGGAATAAATGGTCTTGACATCGGCGTCCGTCCAGTCAGATAGTCCGGTTATCTGATTCATCGCAGgactggtggtgtttgcCATGGCAGCAGTTCTAAGAAAGTCAGTTGTCATTCGATCAAGTCTGTTTATACATAGAAAGACTTACACTAGAACGAATTGCATCGCCAGAATCGGTCTAAACCACCCTTCTAGTGCTATCAATTTCGTTGCACCGCCGTACATTCGTACTAGAGCTGCAAACCCTTCGATATGTGCACGCCATGTCTTGCCTATTACTGCGAGCTGCATGGACTCAGCCAATGGAGAACAAATGCCGGGGTTAAATGTCAATACAACAGCATAGTTTTCGTACCTCAACGCTTAATACATCGACAACTCTGTACAGCACCAGTCGAGGTGGGCTTCCGTCATTGATCCGCATGTTAACACCTTGAATTGCATGCAACATGTGGTAATGAAACCTGGACCAAAGATACGCCAGTGATGGTAACTCGTCTGGCCGAGGCAGTGCGCCACGGACCCTGGATACTGACGAAATGCAGTTCGAAGTGACAATCATGAGAAAGCTGTGCTTGGCACTAAACTTTGCGGTTATACTGAATTGGTTGTCGTAGGCGCTTTGGGCTAGTCGTTTCTTGCTGTAAGCTGGAATCATGACACGAACAACTGTATTCGACTGATGTTAGGAATCCATCCACTAATCAACTACATACACACTGAGTGGACAGGGGAGAAGTGGACAAACAGTATCGAAATCCTTCAATAAAGTCCCAGTCGGGAGGCATTGGCTCGGCGGGAATGTTATTCGGGCCATGATACTGTATCACCGTATTTGCAGATTGTTTCATGAGCTCAATGTGCTTATTCTGATCTTTTTGGGGGGCGTTTCCCCCGTCATCAGTCTCATTAGAGTCGGGTGCATCATAGCCTTTACACCACCGACCGGTTGAGATGCATTTCTTGCAATAAGGCTTGGTCTCGTCACATTTTATGCGTCGCTTCCTGCGTCAGGTCTTAGCTCGTTTGCCATTGCACATCATGACGATCGACGGAGCAGCTACAAACCGGCAGGTCAGGCATCCCAGCTTCGTTTTAGGGGCCCACCGTTTCTGTCGTGGCTTACTAGTTTCGGAATGCTCATCCCGAGCTTGCTGTAGAGTGGCCGTGATTGTCGGCCGTAGGATTCTGCTGCTTGCCATTATGCGCTGGTATATCACGGCGAGTGCCGATTGGGGAGCGATAGCATTTGGCTGCTCAACACCTCTGCGTCGCAAAAGATTCACCAAGTCGCAATGACTCGAGATGAATTGTCTTGCTGTCAGGTTTTATGAAAGATTATTGTGCAAGATGATCATGGTATTACCTTGCTAAGCTGACAGCAATGAGATAAGACGAGGACGTGGAAATGGTCATGTGCTGGGTGATCGGCGCTTAGTTTGCGGGGATTCGGCGTAACATTTAGCTAGAAAGTAACCCAACTTGAGCCAATTGGGCATGGGATATCCTAGGTCCACGGCACCTCATGTAATTGCCTGAAATAAGAGAGAGTAAGACACTGAGAGTTTTGTGTAGGTAATTGGTGTTTGTGGGAAGAGATTGAAGCAAAGACAGCCCAAGGCTTATACACGAATACAGCGACTGAACAAACCTCATGGCAACTAACATGGATCTCATATCGGGTAGGAAGGGAGGACTTGTGTTATATGGGAGAGTAAAACTTTGCAGCATGTTCTTTCATTTGC
The genomic region above belongs to Pochonia chlamydosporia 170 chromosome 2, whole genome shotgun sequence and contains:
- a CDS encoding aminopeptidase (similar to Metarhizium acridum CQMa 102 XP_007814309.1); amino-acid sequence: MNSPYAKELTISFGALRKASQLSQSIISAQDKGVIEKDDLSPVTVADFAVQALLIATFKNAFPEDRVVGEEDAKSLRDNPVLLDRVWDLLQRIKSDDDSSLCVLPESKEHVCDLIDLAGSSRPQGEGSGRTWVFDPIDGTKTYVRGELYAINIALLVDGKQVLGSVGCPNMSIDATAPLKNEHIDSFGEGCIVFAVRGHGAYTRPMNALISNTDARRLPQVSHSTDIRFVTCVGLVDSALDGVHEVVADKLGAAFPGCDLVPWVLRWATLALGLGNTTVWVYKRRDRFAKVWDHAGAMLLFEETGGKITDVLGRPIDLTAGRKMSANFGFVAAPEHLHARVLETVHQVLKEQGHTEMLTV